CCAGGCCCTCAGCAATGGCAACAATGGAGGTTGAGGTGGCCGAGGTGGTGGTGGAAGCACTTGTGGTTGGGGTGACAAACGCGCCGGGGGTGGCATATTTTTGGGTAATAATTCCGCTAAAGGGGGCCCGAATCACCGTATCGGCTAACACGACTTTGGCGGCCTCAACCTGGGCTTTAGACGCGGCAACCTGGGCATTGGCTTGGCGAATATCCTCGACCCTGGCCCCTTCCCGGAGCAAATCCAGGCGTTTACGAGCTTCTTGGAGACTGGCAGCGGTGGCATCATTGTCAGCAATTAAGGCATCTAAACTATCGCGACTAATGGCCCCCTCTGCGGCTAGGGTTTGATTGCGTTTTAAGCGTTCTTGGGCCAACTTCATCCGGGCCTGGGCCGCAGTGACTTGGTTTTGGGCCTGAGCAATTTCTTGGCGGCGATTCCCGGCCTGGGTGCGATCTCGGCGGGCTATGGCATCGGCAAGTTGGGCCTGGGCAAGGTCTAATTGGGCCTGGGCATCCCGAGGATCCATCCGAGCAATAATTTCCCCTTTTTTAACCAAATCTCCCTGCTCCACATACAGTTGGGCCAGTTGACCCGAGTTTTTGGGGCTAATATTGACGGTTTGAATGGGCACAACCTTGCCGCTGGCCGTAATCCGTAAGGTCAAATTATCCCCGCGTTGGACAGCAACTGTGTAGGCAGCCAGATCTAATTTGCGACTCGAGTGGCTCACCCATATCCCACCACCGGCTATGATCACCCCAGCCAGGCCCAGCCCCAGCAACCAAGGCAGTGGTCGTTTGACTTTACCTACCCAAGGAATATACATAACCCCTACCTGTTTCACGGGCTAACCCTCCCATTGTAAATTTTCTTTACACTTCTGGAGCCAGTCCCAAGGGAATATTTCTCCTCAGCCATAGAGGTTGTTAGTACCAGAAAGTAGGTTTTCGCCAATGATTCAGGGGGCTGGTAACATTTAGGTTGGAATCAATTCCCCCGGCCGTAAGCGCGACCACCGCCCCGACTCTAGCTGAAAACTGGCACAGCCAACCACATCCCATTCCAATTGAATTTCTTCACCAAAGGTACGGATATTGACGTTAATGGTCGGTTGATCGGGTTCAAAACTTGGTTCATCGGTAAGATGGGGTTGTTGGTGCTGCTCTTCTACGGCGTAATAGGTTGTGCACCGATCCACAAAGGCACAGTTGACACAAATACACATAATCATCCCCTCCAAATAAAGGGTGTCAGGTAGGCGTTGCCTTATCAGGAGACTACTGCCACTCTAGCGAATCTTTCGTAAATCTGTCCCAGGCCTGGGGGGCGTTGATCCAGTTATTTAATAAACTCCTAAAGTCCCTAACTGGAGGCGGCTGTTTCCTGTTCCAGTTCTGCTAATAATTGTTCAAGTTCCCGACTATTAGCGTGATAAACTTCGTTACAAAAATGACAGGTAGCCTCAGCAAAGGTTTCAGTCATGAGGATATCCTTGAGTTCTGCTTCACCGAGGATTTTTAAGGCTCCCAGCATCCGTTCATGGGTACAACCACAGTGAAACCGTAACAGTTGATTTTGCGGCAGAATTTTCAAGTCCAGATCCCCCAACAACTGCTCAAACATTTCCGGGAGAGTTTTGCCCGCTCGCAGCATCGGCGTAAAGCCCTGTAAGGCCGCCACCCGTGATTCCAAGGTTGCAATTAACGCCTCATTCTCCGCGGCCTGGGGCAGAATTTGCAGGAGGATTCCCCCGGCGGCTTCAGTGCCATTTTGCCCGACAAAAACTCCTAGCATCAGGGCAGAGGGTGTTTGTTCAGAGGTTGCTAAATAGTAGGTAACATCATCGCCAATTTCCCCTGAGACTAATTCCACGGTGCTGGAGTAGGGATAGCCGTAGCCAATATCGCGGATGACATAGAGAAAGCCCGAAGCCCCGACTGCACCACCCACATCTAACTTGCCAGATTGATTGGGGGGTAATTCAATCTCTGGGTTTTGGACATAGCCGCGCACCGTGCCATCACAGCCCGCATCTGCAAAGACAATTCCGAGGGGGCCATTGCCTTGAACTCGAATATTAACGCGGGCCTGGGGCTGTTTCATGTTGGAGGCTAACAGTAATCCGGCGGCCATGGTTCTCCCTAGAGCGGCGGTAGCAACATAGGAAAGTTGGTGGCGTTGGCGAGCCTCTTCCGTGAGACGAGTTGTGATCACTCCCACAGCCCGGATTCCTTCAGCAGCAGCAGTGGCACGGATCAGTTGATCGGGCATTGTTACATTCCTTCATATTTCCCTAGGTTTATCTTGGCATTTTTAGCCCCATTTCCCCAGGCCTGGGGGAGGAAGAATCCCTGATCTCGCGTTATCCTCAATATTTGAGCACTTGCCATTGAGTGACTGGAGCTAAGGATCGCCAAGCCAGGTAAGTTCCCAAGGGTTCAGCCCGTTGAATTGCAATCCGCCGCAGAGTTCCCCCCACTTGTTGTTGCCAATGAAAGATCAGTTGCTCGCTGGCTACGGTGACAGCATTGACCACTAATCTGCCCCCTGGTTTTAAGGCCTGCCAAGCAGTTTCTAGCATCCCTGAGATGTGAACTCCCCCGCCAATAAAAATTGCATCGGGTTGTGGGAGGTCAACCAAAATCTCCGGGGCAACTCCAGGGACGATTTTCAGGTTCGGAACGCCTAAGTTGACCGCATTTTCCGCAATCAGTTGCTGGCGTTGGGGGTGTCGTTCAATGGCAATGGCCTGGCAGCGGGGATGCGTCCGTAACCATTCAATGCCAATCGAACCACAACCAGCCCCCACATCCCAAAGGAGTTGG
Above is a window of Pseudocalidococcus azoricus BACA0444 DNA encoding:
- a CDS encoding Ycf34 family protein, whose translation is MCICVNCAFVDRCTTYYAVEEQHQQPHLTDEPSFEPDQPTINVNIRTFGEEIQLEWDVVGCASFQLESGRWSRLRPGELIPT
- a CDS encoding efflux RND transporter periplasmic adaptor subunit, whose protein sequence is MYIPWVGKVKRPLPWLLGLGLAGVIIAGGGIWVSHSSRKLDLAAYTVAVQRGDNLTLRITASGKVVPIQTVNISPKNSGQLAQLYVEQGDLVKKGEIIARMDPRDAQAQLDLAQAQLADAIARRDRTQAGNRRQEIAQAQNQVTAAQARMKLAQERLKRNQTLAAEGAISRDSLDALIADNDATAASLQEARKRLDLLREGARVEDIRQANAQVAASKAQVEAAKVVLADTVIRAPFSGIITQKYATPGAFVTPTTSASTTTSATSTSIVAIAEGLEVIAQVPEVDIGQIKLGMPVDIVADAFPDQTFSGDVRLVAPEAVVEQNVTFFQVRVKIRTGLDKLRSGMNVDLVFIGQSLPNALLIPTVAIATEKGKTGVYVPGPDQKPVFRPITTGSSIEDQTQVLEGLQAEDVIFVDFPAQLRPKQNN
- the hslO gene encoding Hsp33 family molecular chaperone HslO; the encoded protein is MPDQLIRATAAAEGIRAVGVITTRLTEEARQRHQLSYVATAALGRTMAAGLLLASNMKQPQARVNIRVQGNGPLGIVFADAGCDGTVRGYVQNPEIELPPNQSGKLDVGGAVGASGFLYVIRDIGYGYPYSSTVELVSGEIGDDVTYYLATSEQTPSALMLGVFVGQNGTEAAGGILLQILPQAAENEALIATLESRVAALQGFTPMLRAGKTLPEMFEQLLGDLDLKILPQNQLLRFHCGCTHERMLGALKILGEAELKDILMTETFAEATCHFCNEVYHANSRELEQLLAELEQETAASS